The Gilliamella apicola genome window below encodes:
- the radC gene encoding RadC family protein, giving the protein MSSLPTTLMPREKLLRFGVETLSDAELLALFLRTGTRNLPVLQLSQKLLSEFGSLYNVINASHSEFCKKNGLGTVKYTQLKAVIELSHRYLKVKMANENFLSSPSLTHHYLASRLANKDREIFMVVFLNNQNQVITSEEMFVGTYNCVEVHPREVARRALQHNAAGLILAHNHPSGMAEPSQADRILTQKIEQVCELIDIRIVDHLVIGKGEYVSFAERGWIS; this is encoded by the coding sequence ATGTCTTCGCTACCTACAACATTAATGCCCAGAGAAAAACTTTTAAGATTTGGAGTAGAAACCTTAAGTGATGCTGAATTACTAGCGTTATTTTTACGTACAGGTACTCGAAATTTACCTGTTTTACAGTTATCCCAAAAATTATTAAGTGAATTTGGTTCTTTGTATAATGTAATTAATGCAAGTCATAGTGAATTTTGTAAAAAAAATGGATTAGGAACAGTAAAATACACACAATTAAAAGCAGTCATTGAACTTTCACATAGATACCTTAAAGTTAAAATGGCAAACGAAAACTTTCTTTCTTCCCCATCCTTAACACATCATTACTTGGCTAGTCGATTAGCGAATAAAGATCGTGAGATTTTTATGGTAGTTTTTTTAAATAATCAAAATCAGGTGATTACATCTGAAGAAATGTTTGTTGGTACCTATAATTGTGTCGAAGTACATCCACGGGAAGTTGCTAGACGAGCATTACAACATAATGCTGCAGGTTTGATTTTAGCACATAATCATCCATCCGGTATGGCTGAGCCAAGTCAGGCTGATCGCATATTAACTCAAAAAATAGAGCAAGTTTGTGAATTAATTGATATCCGAATTGTTGATCATCTTGTAATAGGTAAAGGAGAATACGTATCTTTTGCCGAACGTGGATGGATTTCATAG
- the slyD gene encoding peptidylprolyl isomerase, translated as MKIAKNKVVSLAFQVRTKDGVLVDEATKAAPCEYLHGAQNLLADLEKALEGRQIGDKFDVELINAYGDFNDALVQNVPRDVFVGVDELEVGMRFFADTQHGPLPVEITAIDGDNITIDGNHMLAGQDLKFTGEVLAIREATEEEIAHGHIHGEHDHDHGHDGCGCGGHDHEEDDAHGCCGGGHGGCGCH; from the coding sequence ATGAAAATAGCAAAAAATAAAGTTGTCAGTTTAGCTTTTCAAGTTCGAACAAAAGATGGTGTACTAGTTGATGAAGCTACTAAAGCCGCACCTTGTGAATATTTGCATGGAGCACAAAACTTATTAGCAGATTTGGAAAAAGCATTAGAAGGTCGTCAAATAGGTGATAAATTTGATGTTGAGTTAATTAATGCTTATGGTGATTTTAACGATGCACTTGTACAAAATGTTCCAAGAGATGTTTTTGTTGGTGTAGATGAATTAGAAGTTGGTATGCGTTTTTTTGCTGATACTCAGCATGGACCGCTACCGGTGGAAATAACAGCGATTGATGGAGATAATATAACTATCGATGGCAATCATATGTTAGCAGGACAAGATTTGAAGTTTACAGGTGAAGTATTAGCTATCCGTGAAGCAACAGAAGAAGAGATTGCTCATGGACATATTCATGGTGAACATGATCACGATCATGGACATGACGGTTGTGGTTGTGGAGGACACGATCATGAAGAAGATGATGCTCACGGTTGCTGTGGTGGTGGTCACGGTGGTTGTGGTTGTCATTGA
- the ppnP gene encoding pyrimidine/purine nucleoside phosphorylase has product MLNITQYFNGKVQSIGFQNSSLGQASVGVMLPGEYIFSTDKPEEMTVITGSLKVLLPTAKDWQIFEVGQVFHIAGESQFNVVVVEPTAYLCRYLAKY; this is encoded by the coding sequence GTGTTAAATATAACTCAATATTTTAATGGTAAAGTGCAGTCCATTGGTTTTCAAAATTCTTCTCTTGGTCAAGCTTCTGTTGGAGTAATGTTACCCGGCGAGTATATTTTTAGTACCGACAAACCAGAAGAAATGACCGTGATTACTGGTTCATTAAAAGTACTATTACCTACAGCAAAGGATTGGCAGATTTTTGAAGTAGGGCAAGTTTTTCATATCGCAGGAGAAAGCCAATTTAATGTTGTAGTTGTAGAGCCTACTGCTTATTTGTGCCGATATTTAGCAAAATATTAA